In a genomic window of Opisthocomus hoazin isolate bOpiHoa1 chromosome 19, bOpiHoa1.hap1, whole genome shotgun sequence:
- the ODF2 gene encoding outer dense fiber protein 2 isoform X2: protein MKNRSLSPLLHVHVDENTPVHVHIKKGQKTTSAKFQQKHKHKMKGDTVNACRAVRGKTKAPWMPPGKTSVRESACKWEGPTHRLEITPPDSEKMLSVLRLSDLSTDEEDAVYCKMKEYEKKIDSLMNVVGTLKNEAKLQKKEEVQQMTKRLLEEQKEELNEVTQELVETEHENTLLRRDIERIKEEKDLTMLQKKYLQREKECLMSKLSEAERDGAAAARQIHALKNTIGRLNIEKHMSSSDINTLTRQKELLLQKLSTFEETNRTLRKLLREQHSRERDTQKIMERQGALLKRLGDSDAEKMQLQLRLQEKEEEVDNLTIQIQAEKDQTKAACELSKSMETVRGHLQAQLRNKEAENNRLTIQIRNLEHSEAQHKAKVEHVMEQLKELRQKADHDKEALKKAICAQRERAERSEEYAEQLTVQLAEKDSYVAEAQSTLESWKSRHNKVVKDKNDLEVEIVTLNSRIADLLEQQTMLEDKKREDREALVDKLHQQTAETTSFKMENERLKASVVSVEEKLNQAQMEVQQLKSSVRNYEVLIETYKSQVLKARMEADDVAAKLEKCDREKKTLKDEMDKEIELARKQFQSQLAELEKLPEILKMTETQLAECQDQLQSYEKKNVDLSVMIGDLRQRVELQGDKMEMTRERYQSAQEEKKQLTLKVEELERFPSLIVLT from the exons ATGAAGAACCGTTCCTTATCTCCTCTGTTGCACGTCCATGTGGATGAAAACACCCCTGTCCATGTGCATATTAAAAAGGGTCAGAAAACAACATCTGCAAAATTCCAG caaaaacacaaacacaaaatgaaagggGATACTGTGAATGCGTGCCGAGCTGTCCGAGGAAAAACTAAGGCCCCCTGGATGCCTCCAGGCAAAACATCTGTCCGGGAGTCTGCCTGCAAATGGGAG GGACCAACTCACCGCCTAGAAATTACACCTCCAGATTCCGAAAAAATGCTGTCAGTATTGCGCCTGAGTGACCTCTCTACAGATGAGGAGGATGCTGTTTACTGCAAAAtgaaagaatatgaaaagaaGATAGATAGCCTGATGAATGTGGTGGGAACGCTGAAGAATGAG GCCAAGCTGCAGAAAAAGGAGGAAGTGCAGCAAATGACAAAGCGTCTCCTTGAGGAACAGAAAGAAGAACTGAACGAGGTCACACAAGAGCTGGTAGAAACAGAACACGAGAATACACTGCTCAGGCGTGATATTGAGCGcataaaggaagagaaagatctgACTAT GCTACAGAAAAAGTACTTGCAGCGTGAGAAAGAGTGTTTGATGTCCAAGCTGAGTGAAGCAGAAAgggatggagcagcagcagccaggcagatcCATGCCCTGAAAAATACAATTGGGAGACTCAACATT GAGAAGCACATGAGCAGCTCAGACATTAACACACTGACAAGACAAAAAGAACTTCTGCTCCAGAAATTGAGCACCTTTGAAGAAACCAACCGGACACTACGAAAACTTCTCAGAGAGCAGCACAGCCGGGAg AGGGACACTCAGAAGATAATGGAGCGGCAAGGAGCACTGCTGAAAAGGCTGGGTGACTCAGATGCAGAGAAAATG CAACTTCAGCTGAGGcttcaggagaaagaagaagaagtggaCAATCTTACCATTCAGATACAAGCAGAAAAG GACCAGACAAAGGCAGCATGTGAACTCTCCAAATCCATGGAGACTGTGAGAGGCCATTTACAAGCACAGCTGCGAAACAAAGAAGCTGAGAACAACCGTCTGACTATACAGATACGG AATCTGGAGCACAGTGAAGCTCAGCATAAGGCAAAGGTGGAACATGTCATGGAACAACTGAAAGAGCTAAGGCAGAAGGCAGACCATGATAAAGAGGCCCTGAAGAAAGCCATCTGTGCACAGAGAGAGCGGGCAGAGCGAAGTGAAGAGTATGCAGAGCAATTGACTGTCCAGCTAGCAGAAAAG GACAGTTATGTTGCTGAGGCGCAGTCTACTCTGGAGTCCTGGAAGAGTCGCCACAACAAAGTAGTAAAGGACAAGAATGACCTCGAAGTGGAAATTGTTACACTGAACag CCGTATTGCAGACTTGCTGGAACAGCAGACGATGCTGGAGGACAAGAAGCGGGAGGACAGAGAAGCTTTGGTGGATAAATTGCATCAACAGACTGCAGAGACCACTTCTTTCAAAATGGAGAATGAAAGACTGAAG gctAGTGTGGTCTCAGTGGAGGAAAAGCTGAATCAAGCGCAGATGGAAGTGCAGCAGCTCAAGAGCTCTGTCAGAAACTATGAAGTGTTGATTGAAACCTACAAGTCACAG gTGTTGAAGGCCCGAATGGAAGCAGATGATGTGGCAGCAAAACTGGAGAAGTGTGATAGAGAGAAAAAGACACTAAAGGATGAAATGGACAAGGAGATTGAACTG GCACGTAAGCAGTTCCAGAGCCAGCTTGCTGAACTGGAAAAGCTGCCCGAGATTCTGAAGATGACAGAGACACAGCTAGCAGAATGTCAGGACCAGCTTCAGAGTTATGAGAAGAAGAACGTGGACCTGTCTGTCATGATTGGAGATCTTCGTCAGCGG GTTGAGCTCCAGGGGGACAAAATGGAGATGACAAGAGAGAGGTATCAGTCTGCCcaggaggagaaaaagcagctcACCTTGAAGGTGGAGGAGCTAGAAAG GTTTCCTTCCCTTATTGTCTTAACTTAG
- the GLE1 gene encoding mRNA export factor GLE1, translating into MEARDLRWEALAALRTSSKGQLSYCRRWLRDEDILEGCMSPLVLSAYSGWVLDTVVGQWAPETAPSRSLTPEESAPLANRSSSLEKVPPASCQGSSPLSSTEPSETKGNEDLSLLEMDQEVFPAVLPSKVTEVEGCIRMYEEMHRLKGKEGLRQRQEQQEQMVRAVYDLASEQLKRFDELKELKQHQEFQDLREVMEKSSKEAQGQQEKLKEEHRHRAKVLNLKLREAEQQRQRQEELERLRKEEGQERLRRLYSIQEEVLQLNQQIDPNYRHKDLPRIDLSTYSNRGNQICGLVSGLIRTTSERGFPTQVDVANTERALQEMRGLISSMQQEITAAVEEKRRRDEEEEGQKQKELLKKEQMKAQTPAPAQQSGGKQQKEGLQFKADKSTMQWYQQLQDAAEQCVASFSGLSNCKDNSEVKKIKTDLQKAATIPVNQISRIAGSQLRGIFDKINNLLSGKSVQSGGRTVSVTQHPQGLDFVFYKLAEKFVNQGEEEVASHRDSAFPIAVVASGIWEMHPRVGELFLAHLHKKCPYSVPFYPALKEGTSMEDYQRMLGYQVKDSKMEEQDHFLKRMSGMIRLYAAIIQLRWPYGNKQGTHPHGLNYGWRWLAQMLNMEPLVDVTATLLFDFLEVCGNALMKEYQMQFWKMMLLMREDYCPRIEAITSSGQMGSLMRFKKFLEKCLQQKEIPLPKGALQSCFWRS; encoded by the exons ATGGAGGCGCGGGATCTGCGCTGGGAGGCCTTGGCGGCTCTGCGCACCTCCAGCAAGGGCCAGCTGAGCTACTGCCGCCGCTGGCTCCGCGATGAG GACATCCTGGAAGGATGCATGTCTCCTCTTGTACTCTCCGCTTACTCTGGCTGGGTGCTGGACACAGTGGTTGGGCAGTGGGCCCCAGAAACAGCACCCTCCAGAAGCTTGACACCTGAAGAGTCTGCTCCCCTCGCAAACCGGTCATCTTCTCTGGAGAAGGTCCCGCCTGCTAGCTGCCAGGGCTCTTCACCTCTGTCATCTACAGAGCCAAGTGAAACAAAG GGAAATGAAGATCTTAGTCTGCTGGAAATGGATCAAGAAGTCTTTCCAGCAGTTCTGCCATCTAAAGTTACAGAAGTTGAAGGCTGCATTCGGATGTATGAAGAGATGCACAGGCTGAaaggaaag GAGGGGCTAAGGCAACGGCAGGAGCAGCAAGAACAGATGGTGAGGGCAGTGTACGACCTGGCAAGTGAACAACTGAAGCGCTTTGATGAACTGAAGGAGCTAAAGCAGCATCAGGAGTTCCAAGATTTGCGAGAAGTAATGGAGAAGAG CTCAAAGGAGgctcagggacagcaggagaagctgaaggaagAACACCGACACAGAGCAAAG gtatTAAACCTAAAACTGCGTGAGGCAGAGCAGCAACGTCAGCGTCAGGAAGAGCTGGAGCGTTTGCGTAAGGAAGAGGGCCAGGAAAGATTGCGTCGCCTTTATTCCATCCAGGAGGAAGTGCTGCAGCTGAACCAGCAGATTGATCCCAATTACAGACACAAAGATTTGCCAAGAATCGATCTTTCTACATACAGTAATCGTGGCAACCAGATCTGTGGGCTGGTGTCAGGACTCATCCGCACCACAAGTGAG AGAGGTTTCCCTACTCAAGTAGATGTGGCCAATACTGAACGAGCACTGCAGGAGATGCGAGGGCTGATATCCAGCATGCAGCAAGAAATCACTGcagctgtggaagaaaaaaggaggagggatgaagaggaagagggaCAGAAGCAGAAAGAGTTACTGAAAAAAGAGCAGATGAAGGCTCAGACTCCTGCCCCTGCACAGCAGTCAGGtggaaagcagcagaaggaag gaCTTCAATTCAAGGCAGACAAAAGTACCATGCAGTGGTACCAGCAGCTTCAagatgctgctgagcagtgcgTTGCTTCTTTCAGTGGACTCAGCAACTGCAAAGACAACAGTGAG GTTAAGAAGATAAAAACAGACTTGCAGAAAGCAGCTACGATCCCTGTGAACCAGATCTCTAGAATAGCAG GCTCTCAGCTGAGAGGGATATTTGACAAGATCAATAACCTGCTCTCTGGAAAGTCTGTTCAGAGTGGAGGGCGAACTGTATCAGTGACTCAGCATCCGCAGGgtctggattttgttttttacAAACTTGCGGAGAAATTCGTG AATCAAGGAGAAGAAGAAGTAGCTTCTCACCGTGATTCAGCTTTCCCGATTGCTGTGGTGGCCTCAGGAATCTGGGAAATGCACCCTCGAGTTGGAGAACTCTTTTTAGCTCATCTGCACAAAAAGTGCCCCTATTCTGTGCCATTTTACCCTGCATTGAAAGAGGGGACTTCTATGGAAGATTATCAGAG GATGCTTGGATATCAAGTTAAGGATTCTAAGATGGAAGAGCAAGATCATTTTCTTAAACGGATGTCAGGAATGATTCGTCTTTATGCTGCTATCATTCAACTCCGGTGGCCTTACGGAAACAAACAAGGG aCGCATCCTCATGGGCTGAACTATGGATGGCGCTGGCTTGCTCAGATGTTGAATATGGAGCCTCTGGTAGATGTGACAGCTACACTTCTCTTTGATTTTCTGGAG GTGTGTGGCAACGCTCTCATGAAAGAGTATCAGATGCAGTTCTGGAAAATGATGTTACTTATGCGAGAAGACTATTGCCCAAG GATTGAAGCAATTACCAGCTCTGGACAGATGGGCTCTTTAATGCGTTTCAAGAAGTTCTTGGAG AAATGTCTACAGCAGAAGGAAATTCCATTACCAAAGGGTGCTCTGCAGTCTTGCTTTTGGAGGTCATAA
- the ODF2 gene encoding outer dense fiber protein 2 isoform X1 encodes MKNRSLSPLLHVHVDENTPVHVHIKKGQKTTSAKFQQKHKHKMKGDTVNACRAVRGKTKAPWMPPGKTSVRESACKWEGPTHRLEITPPDSEKMLSVLRLSDLSTDEEDAVYCKMKEYEKKIDSLMNVVGTLKNEAKLQKKEEVQQMTKRLLEEQKEELNEVTQELVETEHENTLLRRDIERIKEEKDLTMLQKKYLQREKECLMSKLSEAERDGAAAARQIHALKNTIGRLNIEKHMSSSDINTLTRQKELLLQKLSTFEETNRTLRKLLREQHSRERDTQKIMERQGALLKRLGDSDAEKMQLQLRLQEKEEEVDNLTIQIQAEKDQTKAACELSKSMETVRGHLQAQLRNKEAENNRLTIQIRNLEHSEAQHKAKVEHVMEQLKELRQKADHDKEALKKAICAQRERAERSEEYAEQLTVQLAEKDSYVAEAQSTLESWKSRHNKVVKDKNDLEVEIVTLNSRIADLLEQQTMLEDKKREDREALVDKLHQQTAETTSFKMENERLKASVVSVEEKLNQAQMEVQQLKSSVRNYEVLIETYKSQVLKARMEADDVAAKLEKCDREKKTLKDEMDKEIELARKQFQSQLAELEKLPEILKMTETQLAECQDQLQSYEKKNVDLSVMIGDLRQRVELQGDKMEMTRERYQSAQEEKKQLTLKVEELERKLETTSAQNIEFLQVIAKREESIHQCQLRLEEKTHECSSLARQLEMAIEDAKRQVEQTRERAMSRERAAQSKLLDLETQLSRNKTELNQLRRNKDDAERRYESRLQDLKDRLEQSESTNRSMQNYVQFLKSSYANVFGESALLGSPSRSRSSP; translated from the exons ATGAAGAACCGTTCCTTATCTCCTCTGTTGCACGTCCATGTGGATGAAAACACCCCTGTCCATGTGCATATTAAAAAGGGTCAGAAAACAACATCTGCAAAATTCCAG caaaaacacaaacacaaaatgaaagggGATACTGTGAATGCGTGCCGAGCTGTCCGAGGAAAAACTAAGGCCCCCTGGATGCCTCCAGGCAAAACATCTGTCCGGGAGTCTGCCTGCAAATGGGAG GGACCAACTCACCGCCTAGAAATTACACCTCCAGATTCCGAAAAAATGCTGTCAGTATTGCGCCTGAGTGACCTCTCTACAGATGAGGAGGATGCTGTTTACTGCAAAAtgaaagaatatgaaaagaaGATAGATAGCCTGATGAATGTGGTGGGAACGCTGAAGAATGAG GCCAAGCTGCAGAAAAAGGAGGAAGTGCAGCAAATGACAAAGCGTCTCCTTGAGGAACAGAAAGAAGAACTGAACGAGGTCACACAAGAGCTGGTAGAAACAGAACACGAGAATACACTGCTCAGGCGTGATATTGAGCGcataaaggaagagaaagatctgACTAT GCTACAGAAAAAGTACTTGCAGCGTGAGAAAGAGTGTTTGATGTCCAAGCTGAGTGAAGCAGAAAgggatggagcagcagcagccaggcagatcCATGCCCTGAAAAATACAATTGGGAGACTCAACATT GAGAAGCACATGAGCAGCTCAGACATTAACACACTGACAAGACAAAAAGAACTTCTGCTCCAGAAATTGAGCACCTTTGAAGAAACCAACCGGACACTACGAAAACTTCTCAGAGAGCAGCACAGCCGGGAg AGGGACACTCAGAAGATAATGGAGCGGCAAGGAGCACTGCTGAAAAGGCTGGGTGACTCAGATGCAGAGAAAATG CAACTTCAGCTGAGGcttcaggagaaagaagaagaagtggaCAATCTTACCATTCAGATACAAGCAGAAAAG GACCAGACAAAGGCAGCATGTGAACTCTCCAAATCCATGGAGACTGTGAGAGGCCATTTACAAGCACAGCTGCGAAACAAAGAAGCTGAGAACAACCGTCTGACTATACAGATACGG AATCTGGAGCACAGTGAAGCTCAGCATAAGGCAAAGGTGGAACATGTCATGGAACAACTGAAAGAGCTAAGGCAGAAGGCAGACCATGATAAAGAGGCCCTGAAGAAAGCCATCTGTGCACAGAGAGAGCGGGCAGAGCGAAGTGAAGAGTATGCAGAGCAATTGACTGTCCAGCTAGCAGAAAAG GACAGTTATGTTGCTGAGGCGCAGTCTACTCTGGAGTCCTGGAAGAGTCGCCACAACAAAGTAGTAAAGGACAAGAATGACCTCGAAGTGGAAATTGTTACACTGAACag CCGTATTGCAGACTTGCTGGAACAGCAGACGATGCTGGAGGACAAGAAGCGGGAGGACAGAGAAGCTTTGGTGGATAAATTGCATCAACAGACTGCAGAGACCACTTCTTTCAAAATGGAGAATGAAAGACTGAAG gctAGTGTGGTCTCAGTGGAGGAAAAGCTGAATCAAGCGCAGATGGAAGTGCAGCAGCTCAAGAGCTCTGTCAGAAACTATGAAGTGTTGATTGAAACCTACAAGTCACAG gTGTTGAAGGCCCGAATGGAAGCAGATGATGTGGCAGCAAAACTGGAGAAGTGTGATAGAGAGAAAAAGACACTAAAGGATGAAATGGACAAGGAGATTGAACTG GCACGTAAGCAGTTCCAGAGCCAGCTTGCTGAACTGGAAAAGCTGCCCGAGATTCTGAAGATGACAGAGACACAGCTAGCAGAATGTCAGGACCAGCTTCAGAGTTATGAGAAGAAGAACGTGGACCTGTCTGTCATGATTGGAGATCTTCGTCAGCGG GTTGAGCTCCAGGGGGACAAAATGGAGATGACAAGAGAGAGGTATCAGTCTGCCcaggaggagaaaaagcagctcACCTTGAAGGTGGAGGAGCTAGAAAG AAAACTGGAGACAACGAGCGCCCAGAACATAGAATTCCTTCAGGTCATAGCAAAACGCGAGGAGTCGATCCACCAGTGTCAGCTGCGGTTAGAGGAGAAGACCCATGAATGTAGCTCCTTGGCACGTCAGTTGGAGATGGCCATTGAGGATGCCAAAAGACAA GTGGAACAAACTCGAGAACGAGCAATGTCTAGGGAGAGGGCAGCCCAGTCCAAGCTGTTGGATTTGGAGACACAGCTGAGCAGGAATAAAACAGAGCTGAACCAATTGCGTCGGAACAAAGACGAT GCAGAGCGCCGGTATGAAAGTCGCCTGCAGGATTTAAAGGATCGGTTGGAGCAGTCGGAGAGCACCAACCGCAGCATGCAAAACTACGTCCAGTTCCTCAAGTCTTCCTATGCCAATGTTTTTGGAGAAAGTGCTTTGCTGGGCTCCCCCAGCCGCTCTCGTTCTTCTCCATGA
- the BBLN gene encoding bublin coiled-coil protein isoform X2 has protein sequence MTFLIPSCPAGKSEWRKCDNGAAVTQYAAINSMLDQINSCLDHLEEKNDYLHACLKELLESNRQTRLEFQQQSEQQNMEADVQGSQPPV, from the exons ATGACATTTCTGATACCGTCCTGTCCGGCTGGAAAAAGCGAATGGAGGAAATGCGACAACGGCGCAGCTGTGACAC AATATGCAGCAATAAACTCCATGCTGGACCAGATCAACTCCTGCTTGGATCACCTGGAGGAGAAGAATGATTATCTACATGCCTGCTTGAAAGAGCTGCTGGAGTCCAACCGCCAGACCCGCCTGGAGTTCCAGCAGCAGAGCGAGCAGCAGAACATGGAAGCTGATGTGCAGGGATCACAGCCTCCGGTTTAG
- the BBLN gene encoding bublin coiled-coil protein isoform X1 gives MSGPNGEPHVPVGGGGDEEEEEEEDGDSVGEEEYAAINSMLDQINSCLDHLEEKNDYLHACLKELLESNRQTRLEFQQQSEQQNMEADVQGSQPPV, from the exons ATGTCGGGGCCCAACGGGGAGCCGCACGTGCCGGTCGGCGGCGGcggagacgaggaggaggaggaggaggaggacggggacagCGTCGGGGAGGAAG AATATGCAGCAATAAACTCCATGCTGGACCAGATCAACTCCTGCTTGGATCACCTGGAGGAGAAGAATGATTATCTACATGCCTGCTTGAAAGAGCTGCTGGAGTCCAACCGCCAGACCCGCCTGGAGTTCCAGCAGCAGAGCGAGCAGCAGAACATGGAAGCTGATGTGCAGGGATCACAGCCTCCGGTTTAG
- the PTGES2 gene encoding prostaglandin E synthase 2, protein MAAAGRAWRAAALLPPWRLRAPRRAYGAAAGGGGGGRLLLGAAFALGGGAGLYLAARHRLREHSAAELSAGSLQLTLYQYKTCPFCSKVRAFLDYHGLPYEIVEVNPIMRKEIKFSSYRKVPILLANAGSPLQLNDSSVIISAIKTYLISKRNSLEEIVSFYPPMKTVTEQGKEVFEYGNKYWLMLDEKETKRIYPVKEVRVEEMKWRKWADDWLVHLISPNVYRTPREALASFDYIVREGKFGTVEGFFAKYMGAIAMFFISKRLKKRHHLQDNVREDLYEAVNEWVKAVGKHRLFMGGNQPNLADLAVYGVLRVMEGLEAFDDMMVHTKIQPWYQRMEEVIQKAEAAV, encoded by the exons ATGGCGGCCGCCGGCAGGGCCTGGCGAGCCGCCGCGCTGCTGCCGCCCTGGCGGCTGCGGGCCCCGCGCCGAGCCTACGGCGCCGCGGcaggagggggcggcgggggccgcctgCTGCTGGGAGCCGCCTTCGCCTTGGGCGGCGGCGCCGGTCTCTACCTGGCGGCGCGGCACCGGCTGCGGGAGCACTCGGCCGCTGAG CTGTCTGCAGGGAGCCTGCAGCTCACTCTCTACCAGTATAAAACGTGTCCTTTCTGCAGCAAAGTCCGAGCTTTCCTTGATTATCATGGACTGCCCTATGAAATAGTGGAAGTGAACCCGATAATGAGGAAAGAGATCAAATTCTCTTCCTACAGAAAGGTGCCTATCCTGCTAGCCAATGCTGGAAGCCCTCTG caaTTGAATGACTCTTCGGTGATCATCAGTGCAATAAAGACCTATCTGATTTCCAA GAGGAATAGCTTAGAAGAGATTGTGTCATTTTATCCTCCTATGAAAACAGTGACCGAGCAAGGCAAGGAGGTATTTGAATATGGGAATAAATACTGGCTCATGCTGGATGAGAAGGAGACAAAGCGAATCTATCCTGTCAAAGAAGTGAGAGT GGAAGAAATGAAGTGGAGAAAATGGGCAGACGATTGGCTTGTTCACCTCATCTCCCCCAATGTTTACCGTACCCCCAGAGAGGCCTTGGCATCTTTTGATTACATTGTCCGTGAAGGGAAGTTTGGCACTGTGGAAGGCTTCTTTGCCAAGTACATGGGGGCTATTGCCATGTTCTTCATTAGCAAGAGGCTGAAGAAAAG ACATCACCTTCAAGATAATGTCCGAGAAGACTTGTATGAAGCAGTTAATGAGTGGGTAAAAGCTGTTGGCAAACATCGACTGTTCATGGGTGGAAACCAGCCGAACCTTGCTGACTTG GCAGTGTACGGGGTCCTCCGAGTCATGGAAGGGCTGGAAGCCTTTGACGACATGATGGTTCACACCAAGATTCAGCCTTGGTACCAGCGCATGGAAGAAGTCATTCAAAAAGCTGAAGCTGCAGTCTGA